One window of Dysidea avara chromosome 11, odDysAvar1.4, whole genome shotgun sequence genomic DNA carries:
- the LOC136238299 gene encoding kelch domain-containing protein 8A-like: MAGSPVTLQHLVEECLSNDPSKRPLISNVSEKMKNMKDIESTRCPDVKRVMEPKTWQIDETMELLNEATITPATKLPSPDSHVDIFGKGLTVRWNETSPLPVYRVSHTAVLLHGSVYVGGGREGEEGFYSNRLDVYNIKTNQWSTPPIITPNDSFAMTSLDDKLFIAGGASKHNHVVGQVLYLHDGQWKHYSEMPTARYSATAVGYHLKLIVIGGGTKMDGRWIKLSTIEYMDTITGFWYTCNNLPSPQAYISSVVMNDSLYVLGSKGHDSSPVVFTAPLNALSTCQLHWKSFPDTPWCASAPVVLYNKYLVTVGGRNQSDKRIKINEICAFDPTNCLWVPFANIPAGRSRAAVVTVAENRIICIGGDMKPVADQEYSNITWIGILE, translated from the exons ATGGCAGGATCACCTGTAACCCTACAACACTTGGTTGAGGAGTGTCTTAGTAATGATCCCAGCAAACGTCCTCTGATATCAAATGTGTCAGAAAAGATGAAAAACATGAAAGACATAGAGAGCACAAGGTGTCCAGATGTTAAGAGAGTCATGGAACCCAAAACTTGGCAGATAGATGAGACAATGGAGTTACTAAATGAAGCTACCATTACACCAGCTACTAAA ctcCCATCACCTGATTCACATGTAGATATTTTTGGTAAAGGATTGACAGTGAGATGGAACGAGACTTCTCCTCTACCAGTATATCGTGTTTCACACACAGCAGTGTTGTTGCATGGATCAGTTTATGTCGGGGGAGGTCGTGAAGGTGAAGAGGGATTCTATTCCAATAGATTAGATGTCTATAATATAAAAACCAACCAGTGGAGCACTCCTCCTATCATCACTCCAAATGACAGTTTTGCCATGACTAGTTTGGATGATAAACTGTTCATTGCTGGGGGTGCCTCAAAGCATAACCATGTTGTTGGCCAGGTATTATATCTACATGATGGACAGTGGAAACATTACAGTGAAATGCCAACTGCCAGATACAGCGCAACTGCCGTTGGGTATCACTTGAAGTTGATTGTGATAGGTGGAGGCACCAAGATGGATGGTAGATGGATTAAACTTAGTACTATTGAGTACATGGACACCATTACTGGATTTTGGTACACATGTAACAATCTTCCATCACCACAAGCGTACATTAGTAGTGTTGTTATGAATGATTCCTTGTATGTGTTGGGTAGCAAAGGTCACGATTCCTCTCCTGTGGTATTCACTGCTCCTCTCAATGCCTTATCAACTTGTCAGTTGCATTGGAAATCTTTCCCAGACACTCCATGGTGTGCATCTGCTCCTGTTGTTCTGTACAACAAGTACCTTGTAACAGTTGGAGGAAGAAATCAATCTGATAAACGTATCAAGATTAATGAAATTTGTGCTTTCGATCCAACAAATTGTTTGTGGGTACCCTTTGCTAATATTCCAGCAGGGAGAAGTCGAGCTGCTGTTGTGACTGTGGCTGAAAACAGGATAATCTGTATTGGAGGAGACATGAAACCCGTTGCTGATCAAGAATATTCCAACATAACATGGATCGGCATACTGGAGTAA
- the LOC136237741 gene encoding probable serine/threonine-protein kinase kinX, producing the protein MDGGSSSIHLRSLYLTGVSQNGNDIGVGAYGKVFEVNYCGSTYAAKQVHPILVQGVSREEIEATKRAFLFECVQSSALSHPNVVQFLGVYNPGGQSPLPALVMERMQENLSSLVKKYSDIPLYVKLSVLLDVSKGLCDLGVAKVIQADSRKMKTRAPGTVDFMPPEALLENPEYGSPLDVFSYGGMILHVVNQEWPKPLHFVAIDAQTKMPIGLTEVERR; encoded by the exons ATGGATGGTGGCAGCTCGAGCATTCACTTACGAAGCCTCTATCTCACTGGAGTAAGTCAAAATGGCAATGACATCGGGGTCGGTGCATATGGGAAGGTGTTTGAAGTGAACTATTGCGGGAGTACATACGCAGCCAAACAAGTCCACCCAATTTTAGTACAAGGAGTTAGCAGAGAAGAAATTGAAGCAACAAAGAGAGCATTTCTTTTTGAATGTGTTCAAAGTAGTGCTCTTAGCCATCCAAACGTTGTACAATTTTTGGGGGTATATAATCCTGGTGGTCAATCACCATTGCCAGCTCTAGTAATGGAGAGAATGCAAGAGAATCTGTCGTCACTGGTGAAGAAGTATTCTGATATTCCATTGTACGTGAAGTTATCAGTCTTGCTGGATGTGTCAAAAGGACTCTG TGACCTTGGAGTAGCCAAAGTGATACAAGCAGACAGCAGAAAGATGAAAACTCGTGCTCCAGGAACGGTGGACTTCATGCCACCTGAAGCATTACTAGAAAATCCAGAGTATGGTTCTCCTCTTGATGTTTTTTCTTATGGCGGAATGATCCTTCATGTGGTGAATCAAGAGTGGCCTAAGCCACTACACTTTGTAGCAATTGATGCTCAAACTAAAATGCCAATTGGTTTGACAGAAGTGGAGCGACGTTAA